A genomic window from Vicinamibacterales bacterium includes:
- a CDS encoding DUF4440 domain-containing protein codes for MGRHTCAIALAVVGLTAVSRAQTVPTEVDRAVRANLAEYCAAWLAGDAARVMATLTGDAVLLPSGRAPLVGEAAIRGFWFPPAGPPTTVLALSLDVERVEGSADVAYAWGRGSLTFSYPRDGRETTVTAVSTFVNVLRRESGGAWRTALRMWNDLPPPR; via the coding sequence ATGGGACGTCACACATGCGCGATCGCCCTGGCCGTCGTCGGCCTGACGGCGGTCAGCCGGGCACAGACCGTGCCCACCGAGGTGGACCGGGCCGTGCGGGCCAACCTGGCGGAATACTGCGCCGCCTGGCTCGCCGGCGACGCCGCCCGCGTGATGGCCACGCTCACGGGCGACGCCGTGCTCCTGCCGAGCGGCCGGGCGCCCCTCGTGGGCGAGGCGGCGATCCGGGGCTTCTGGTTTCCGCCGGCCGGGCCGCCGACGACGGTCCTGGCCCTGTCGCTCGACGTGGAGCGCGTGGAAGGCAGCGCGGACGTGGCGTATGCCTGGGGACGGGGCTCGCTGACCTTCTCGTATCCCAGGGACGGCCGGGAGACGACGGTGACGGCCGTGTCCACGTTCGTCAACGTGCTGCGCCGCGAGTCGGGCGGCGCCTGGAGGACGGCGCTTCGGATGTGGAACGACCTGCCGCCGCCCAGATAG
- a CDS encoding amidohydrolase family protein yields MIIDCHTHVNRYEDESAPALPVCVERLTTAMRRNRVDVALVLTSYKVTPGRPSTQAVIEATAHLPNVHVVAGLSWDTFSAADVEELKALLEAKTIKALKIYPGYQSFYPADRKFAPAYELAEAYDVPVMIHSGDTYAPRAKVKYSHPLHVDDVAVDFPRVKFLICHLGNPWFRDCMEVIYKNENVYTDISGLVLGNFTDRFEAYMRQQFKEMVSWGINPAKVLYGTDWPISSMESYLQFMDELPLPSGDKDMLLFENAARLYKLQVAPKADGLRALLNRF; encoded by the coding sequence ATGATCATCGACTGCCACACGCACGTGAACCGCTACGAGGACGAGTCCGCCCCGGCCCTGCCGGTGTGCGTCGAGCGCCTGACGACGGCCATGCGCCGGAACCGGGTGGACGTGGCGCTGGTGCTCACGTCGTACAAGGTCACGCCTGGCCGGCCGTCCACGCAGGCCGTCATCGAGGCCACCGCGCACCTGCCGAACGTGCACGTCGTGGCCGGCCTGAGCTGGGACACCTTCTCCGCGGCCGACGTCGAGGAGCTGAAGGCGCTGCTCGAGGCCAAGACCATCAAGGCCCTCAAGATCTACCCGGGCTATCAGTCGTTCTACCCCGCCGATCGGAAGTTCGCGCCCGCCTACGAGCTGGCCGAGGCCTACGACGTGCCGGTGATGATCCACTCCGGCGACACCTATGCCCCGCGCGCGAAGGTCAAGTACTCGCACCCGCTGCACGTCGACGACGTCGCCGTGGACTTCCCGCGCGTGAAGTTCCTCATCTGCCACCTCGGCAACCCCTGGTTCCGGGACTGCATGGAGGTGATCTACAAGAACGAGAACGTCTACACGGACATCTCGGGCCTGGTCCTGGGCAACTTCACCGACCGCTTCGAGGCCTACATGCGCCAGCAGTTCAAGGAGATGGTGTCGTGGGGCATCAACCCCGCGAAGGTGCTCTACGGCACCGACTGGCCCATCTCGTCGATGGAGTCGTACCTGCAGTTCATGGACGAACTGCCGCTGCCCTCGGGCGACAAGGACATGCTGCTCTTCGAGAACGCGGCGCGGCTCTACAAGCTGCAGGTCGCGCCGAAGGCCGACGGGCTGCGGGCGCTCCTGAACCGGTTCTAG
- a CDS encoding alpha/beta hydrolase encodes MPDPLVLVPGLDGTGLLFYRQVPLLERRYAVTTHRLRDSARILPELVDELDAAVRGAGGGGPVTLVGESFGGALTLSYALAHPERVARLVVLNSFPYFAPQARLRLGYHLLRATPWGVMPVVRQLTAWRMHSPHTGSDELRRFHQLMRATTREGYLSRLKMLRDYDVRTRLPEIAAPVLYLAADRDNLVPAVEQATLMASLTPASTMRVLAGHGHICLIAPDLDLGEILDEWMAGAAGGGIRH; translated from the coding sequence ATGCCGGATCCGCTGGTGCTCGTGCCGGGACTGGATGGGACGGGCCTGCTGTTCTACCGTCAGGTGCCGCTCCTCGAACGGCGCTACGCGGTGACGACGCACCGGCTCCGCGACTCGGCGCGCATCCTGCCCGAACTGGTGGACGAACTGGACGCGGCGGTCCGCGGGGCCGGCGGCGGAGGGCCCGTCACCCTCGTGGGCGAGTCGTTCGGCGGCGCCCTGACGCTCAGTTATGCGCTGGCGCATCCGGAGAGGGTCGCCCGCCTCGTGGTCCTGAACTCGTTTCCCTACTTCGCGCCGCAGGCGCGGCTCCGGCTGGGGTATCACCTGCTGCGGGCCACGCCGTGGGGCGTGATGCCGGTGGTGCGGCAGCTCACGGCGTGGCGGATGCACTCGCCGCACACGGGCAGCGACGAACTCCGCCGCTTCCACCAGCTGATGCGGGCGACGACGCGCGAGGGCTACCTGTCGCGCCTCAAGATGCTGCGCGACTACGACGTCCGGACGCGGCTGCCCGAGATCGCGGCGCCCGTGCTCTACCTGGCCGCCGATCGCGACAATCTCGTCCCGGCCGTGGAGCAGGCCACGCTGATGGCGTCGCTCACGCCGGCGTCCACGATGCGGGTGCTCGCCGGCCACGGCCACATCTGCCTCATCGCGCCCGATCTCGACCTGGGCGAAATCCTGGACGAGTGGATGGCGGGCGCCGCTGGCGGCGGGATTCGCCACTGA
- a CDS encoding 1-aminocyclopropane-1-carboxylate deaminase codes for MLRLDTFERYPLTFGPTPIEFLPRMTAALGGAVRIWAKRDDCNSGLALGGNKLRKLEYIVPDAIAKGADTLVSIGGVQSNHTRLVAATAAKIGMKCVVVQESWVPHEDAVYDRVGNILLTRLMGADSRILPDGFDIGIRKSWEEAIESVRAAGGRPYGIPAGASVHEYGGLGYVGFAEEVRAQEATLGVRFDYVVVCVVTGSTQAGMIVGFAADDRASRVIGIDASGTPTQTREQVRQIVDRTAALVELGRPVRDDEIVILEDYAYPAYGVPSAETSDAIRFAARTEAMITDPVYEGKSMQGLMDLVKKGFFPAGSNVLYAHLGGAPALNGYSYVYRNG; via the coding sequence ATGCTGCGACTGGACACGTTCGAGCGCTATCCGCTGACGTTCGGGCCGACGCCCATCGAGTTCCTGCCGCGGATGACCGCGGCGCTCGGCGGCGCGGTCCGCATCTGGGCGAAGCGCGACGACTGCAACTCGGGCCTCGCCCTGGGTGGCAACAAGCTCCGCAAGCTGGAGTACATCGTGCCGGACGCCATCGCCAAGGGCGCCGACACGCTGGTGTCGATCGGGGGCGTGCAGTCGAACCACACGCGCCTGGTGGCGGCCACGGCCGCCAAGATCGGCATGAAGTGCGTCGTCGTCCAGGAGAGCTGGGTTCCGCACGAGGACGCCGTCTACGACCGCGTCGGCAACATCCTGCTCACGCGACTGATGGGCGCCGACAGCCGCATCTTGCCGGATGGCTTCGACATCGGCATCCGCAAGAGCTGGGAGGAGGCCATCGAGTCGGTCCGCGCGGCCGGCGGCCGGCCGTACGGCATCCCGGCGGGCGCCTCGGTGCACGAGTACGGCGGCCTCGGCTACGTGGGCTTCGCCGAAGAGGTGCGCGCGCAGGAAGCGACGCTGGGCGTGCGCTTCGACTACGTCGTCGTGTGCGTGGTCACGGGCTCGACGCAGGCGGGCATGATCGTGGGCTTCGCGGCCGACGACCGGGCGAGCCGCGTCATCGGCATCGACGCCTCGGGCACGCCGACCCAGACGCGGGAGCAGGTGCGCCAGATCGTCGACCGCACGGCGGCGCTCGTCGAGCTCGGCCGGCCGGTGCGCGACGACGAGATCGTCATCCTCGAGGACTACGCCTACCCCGCCTACGGCGTTCCCAGCGCCGAGACCAGCGACGCGATCCGCTTCGCGGCCCGCACCGAAGCCATGATCACCGACCCGGTGTACGAAGGGAAATCGATGCAGGGCCTGATGGACCTGGTGAAGAAAGGGTTCTTCCCGGCCGGCTCGAATGTCCTGTACGCGCACCTGGGCGGTGCGCCGGCGCTCAACGGCTACAGCTACGTCTACAGGAACGGCTAG
- a CDS encoding bifunctional GNAT family N-acetyltransferase/carbon-nitrogen hydrolase family protein: protein MTRAQAGPEKTLRLRRMQVEDFDDIVALQAKCFPGMGPWLRPQIESQLAIFPEGQLVIDLDGRIVGSSSSLIVDSSAYSEWHDWKAITDSGYIRNHDPHGDMLYGIEIMVDPDFRGMKLSRRLYDARRQLARDYNLRGIIIGGRLPGYGRYADEMSASEYVQKVIDKTLVDTVLTPQLSNGFVLKGIIPNYFPSDTESRGYATYLEWTNLDYASADMRQQLRRSSPVRLSAVQYQMRRIATFDEFAKQCEFFVDVASDYTADFLLFPELFTTQLLSMIQAERPGRSARMLAEFTPQYLDLFRGLAVKYHLNIVAGSQFELDDNRLYNTAFLFRRDGSSERQQKLHITPHERRWWGVQGGRALEVFETDRGRIAVLVGYDVQFPELARIAYGKGARMLFVPFNADERNDYLRMRYCAQARCVENPVFLVLSGCVGNLPDVEHADIHYAQSAILAPSDFYFSRDGVASECQPNIETVVFADVDLEMLRRQRRKGTVMNWEDRRNDLYTVQYEAEEGSSAV from the coding sequence ATGACGCGTGCCCAGGCGGGACCCGAGAAGACCTTGCGGTTGAGGCGGATGCAGGTGGAGGACTTCGACGACATCGTCGCCCTCCAGGCCAAGTGCTTTCCCGGGATGGGCCCGTGGCTCCGCCCGCAGATCGAAAGCCAACTGGCCATCTTCCCGGAGGGGCAGCTCGTCATCGACCTCGACGGTCGGATCGTCGGCTCGTCGAGCAGCCTCATCGTGGACTCGTCGGCGTACTCGGAGTGGCACGACTGGAAGGCCATCACCGACAGCGGCTACATCCGGAACCACGACCCGCACGGCGACATGCTGTACGGCATCGAGATCATGGTGGATCCGGACTTCAGGGGCATGAAGCTGTCCCGCCGGCTCTACGACGCGCGCCGCCAGCTCGCGCGCGACTACAACCTGCGCGGCATCATCATCGGCGGGCGCCTGCCCGGCTATGGCCGCTACGCCGACGAGATGTCGGCGAGCGAGTACGTCCAGAAGGTGATCGACAAGACGCTGGTGGACACGGTCCTCACGCCCCAGCTGTCGAACGGGTTCGTCCTGAAGGGCATCATCCCGAACTACTTCCCGAGCGACACCGAGTCGCGCGGCTACGCCACGTACCTGGAGTGGACCAACCTCGACTACGCGTCGGCCGACATGCGCCAGCAGTTGCGCCGATCGAGTCCGGTCCGCCTGTCCGCGGTGCAGTACCAGATGCGGCGCATCGCGACCTTCGACGAGTTCGCCAAGCAGTGCGAGTTCTTCGTGGACGTCGCCTCGGACTACACGGCCGACTTCCTGCTCTTCCCGGAGCTCTTCACCACCCAGCTGCTGTCGATGATCCAGGCGGAGCGCCCCGGCCGGTCGGCGCGCATGCTGGCCGAGTTCACGCCCCAGTACCTCGATCTCTTCCGCGGGCTCGCCGTGAAGTACCACCTGAACATCGTCGCCGGGAGCCAGTTCGAGCTGGACGACAACCGGCTCTACAACACGGCGTTCCTCTTCCGCCGCGACGGGTCGAGCGAGCGGCAGCAGAAGCTGCACATCACGCCGCACGAACGGCGGTGGTGGGGCGTGCAGGGCGGCCGCGCGCTGGAGGTGTTCGAGACGGACCGGGGCCGCATCGCCGTGCTCGTCGGCTACGACGTGCAGTTCCCGGAGCTGGCCCGGATCGCCTACGGCAAGGGCGCCCGGATGCTCTTCGTGCCCTTCAACGCCGACGAGCGCAACGACTACCTCCGCATGCGCTACTGCGCGCAGGCGCGCTGCGTCGAGAACCCGGTGTTCCTGGTGCTCTCGGGCTGCGTCGGCAACCTGCCCGACGTGGAGCACGCCGACATCCACTACGCGCAGTCGGCGATCCTCGCCCCGTCGGACTTCTACTTCAGCCGCGACGGCGTCGCGTCGGAGTGCCAGCCCAACATCGAGACGGTCGTCTTCGCCGACGTGGACCTCGAGATGCTCCGCCGGCAGCGGCGCAAGGGCACGGTCATGAACTGGGAGGACCGCAGGAACGACCTCTACACCGTCCAGTACGAGGCGGAGGAGGGCTCGAGCGCGGTGTGA
- a CDS encoding HupE/UreJ family protein, whose protein sequence is MARLRRFGLALGALLVSAVATAHPAPFSYLDLRLDGSAVTGTLTVHDLDAAYELHLTDADALLDPTVARRHGPELAAVLARRLHVWLDGVPAAVTLADAVPVPDRQGVQFTVAMAGTGAPGRIRVETTLFPYDPAHQTFINVYEGEALRHQAILDARHTTLDYYAGTWQGVGSVLATFVPSGVQHILIGPDHLLFLLGLLLLGGSAGRLGLIVSAFTLGHSVTLSVAALDLYAPPASVVEPLIALSIVLVGVDNLLVGAAPAAGRDLRPWMAALFGLVHGFGFASVLKEFGLPREAIGWSLFGFNAGVELGQLVVVVPAALALAALRRYSAMAAARLAMVGSGGVVLAGLYWFVQRVFFPAGLA, encoded by the coding sequence GTGGCGCGACTTCGCCGGTTCGGCCTGGCCCTTGGGGCGCTCCTCGTCAGCGCGGTCGCGACGGCCCATCCGGCGCCGTTCAGCTACCTCGATCTCCGCCTCGACGGATCGGCCGTGACCGGCACGCTCACGGTGCACGACCTCGACGCCGCCTACGAACTGCACCTGACCGACGCGGATGCCCTGCTCGATCCCACGGTGGCCCGGCGGCACGGCCCGGAGCTGGCCGCCGTCCTCGCGCGGCGGCTGCACGTGTGGCTCGACGGCGTGCCGGCCGCGGTCACGCTCGCCGACGCCGTGCCCGTCCCCGACCGCCAGGGCGTCCAGTTCACGGTGGCGATGGCCGGCACGGGCGCCCCGGGGCGGATCCGCGTCGAGACGACGCTCTTCCCGTACGACCCGGCCCACCAGACGTTCATCAACGTCTACGAGGGCGAGGCGCTCCGGCACCAGGCCATCCTCGACGCCCGCCACACGACCCTCGACTACTACGCCGGCACGTGGCAGGGCGTCGGATCGGTGCTGGCCACCTTCGTGCCGTCCGGCGTGCAGCACATCCTCATCGGGCCCGACCATCTCCTGTTCCTGCTGGGCCTCCTCCTGCTGGGCGGATCGGCCGGCCGCCTCGGCCTCATCGTGTCGGCGTTCACGCTCGGCCACAGCGTGACGCTGTCGGTCGCCGCCCTCGACCTCTACGCCCCCCCGGCCAGCGTCGTCGAGCCTCTGATCGCGCTCAGCATCGTGCTCGTGGGCGTGGACAACCTGCTCGTGGGCGCGGCGCCGGCGGCGGGCCGCGATCTGCGGCCGTGGATGGCGGCGCTCTTCGGGCTCGTGCACGGCTTCGGCTTCGCATCCGTGCTGAAGGAGTTCGGCCTGCCGCGCGAGGCCATCGGCTGGTCGCTGTTCGGCTTCAACGCGGGCGTCGAGCTGGGCCAGCTGGTCGTGGTCGTGCCGGCCGCGCTGGCACTCGCGGCGCTCCGCCGCTACAGCGCGATGGCTGCGGCGCGCCTGGCGATGGTAGGCTCAGGGGGCGTCGTGCTGGCGGGCCTGTACTGGTTCGTGCAGCGGGTGTTCTTCCCGGCGGGTCTCGCGTGA
- a CDS encoding dihydrofolate reductase family protein translates to MGLLTFSINVTLDGCVDHREGIADEEVHAFFTRLMDEAGAMLWGRVTYEMMEAYWPAVARGAEAVPAAMREWAVQLDAKPKYVVSSTRSEFPWTNSHHIGGDLRAGVEQLKAATPAGVLLGSGTLATALDRLDLIDEYKVLVHPRIAGHGPTLYEGGLPGTRRLELISAKPLRCGALAVHYRRARG, encoded by the coding sequence ATGGGACTGCTCACCTTCAGCATCAACGTCACCCTCGACGGGTGCGTCGACCACCGGGAAGGCATCGCGGACGAAGAAGTCCACGCCTTCTTCACGCGCCTCATGGATGAGGCAGGGGCGATGCTGTGGGGCCGCGTGACCTACGAGATGATGGAGGCCTACTGGCCGGCCGTGGCCCGAGGCGCCGAGGCGGTGCCGGCGGCCATGCGCGAGTGGGCGGTCCAACTCGACGCCAAGCCGAAGTACGTCGTGTCGTCCACGCGCAGCGAGTTCCCGTGGACCAACAGCCACCACATCGGTGGCGACCTGCGCGCGGGTGTCGAGCAACTGAAGGCGGCGACCCCGGCCGGCGTGCTCCTCGGCAGCGGCACGCTCGCGACGGCGCTCGATCGCCTGGACCTGATCGACGAATACAAGGTGCTCGTCCACCCGAGGATCGCCGGCCACGGCCCGACCCTGTACGAGGGCGGACTGCCCGGTACGCGACGGCTCGAGCTGATCTCGGCGAAACCCCTCCGCTGCGGTGCGCTCGCCGTGCACTACCGGCGGGCGCGGGGCTGA
- a CDS encoding mechanosensitive ion channel family protein, whose amino-acid sequence MRPDPAALAPYMWPAAWTAITLAAAWLIGRGTVALLSARTSRWRGHAAYPWLEAVRQAVRPRLPWWVVLVGLWVSTGYWPLTPEWRAFLTQALFVAGAASLTLAAAAVASHSVDQYAETLAPVMPVTSLTRNIAWAMVVVTGGLVVLNGLGISITPMLTALGVGGLAVALALQEPLSNFFAGFFMSIAGQVRVGDYISLDTGQEGYVTDFSWRSTRLKMLANNLVVVPNAKLAQALVVNYSLPSRDLAVLVEMGVDYASDLAVVERVVMEVGAEVMRDVPGGVPSFEPFIRYHTFADSSVNFTVILRGEDVVARFLVKHEFVKRVHARFRAEGIVIPFPIRTVHHVRAEAEAPALTGR is encoded by the coding sequence GTGCGTCCTGATCCGGCGGCGCTCGCGCCGTACATGTGGCCGGCCGCCTGGACCGCCATCACCCTGGCGGCCGCGTGGCTGATCGGCCGCGGCACCGTGGCGCTCCTCTCGGCCCGGACCTCGCGCTGGCGCGGCCACGCCGCCTACCCGTGGCTGGAGGCCGTACGCCAGGCGGTGCGGCCGCGGCTGCCATGGTGGGTGGTCCTCGTCGGGTTGTGGGTGTCCACCGGCTACTGGCCGCTCACGCCCGAGTGGCGGGCGTTCCTCACGCAGGCGCTGTTCGTGGCCGGCGCGGCCTCGCTCACGCTGGCCGCCGCCGCCGTGGCCAGTCATTCGGTGGATCAGTACGCCGAGACCCTGGCGCCTGTGATGCCCGTGACCAGCCTCACGCGGAACATCGCGTGGGCGATGGTGGTGGTCACGGGCGGGCTGGTCGTCTTGAACGGCCTGGGCATCTCGATCACGCCGATGCTGACGGCCCTCGGCGTGGGCGGGCTCGCCGTGGCCCTCGCGCTCCAGGAGCCGCTCTCGAACTTCTTCGCGGGGTTCTTCATGTCGATCGCCGGCCAGGTGCGCGTGGGCGACTACATCTCGCTCGACACCGGCCAGGAGGGCTACGTCACCGACTTCTCCTGGCGCTCGACGCGCCTCAAGATGCTCGCCAACAACCTCGTCGTGGTGCCCAACGCCAAGCTGGCGCAGGCGCTGGTCGTGAACTACAGCCTGCCGTCGCGGGATCTCGCCGTGCTGGTCGAGATGGGCGTGGACTACGCGAGCGACCTCGCCGTGGTCGAGCGCGTCGTGATGGAGGTGGGCGCCGAGGTGATGCGCGACGTGCCCGGGGGCGTGCCCTCGTTCGAGCCCTTCATCCGGTACCACACGTTCGCCGACTCCAGCGTGAACTTCACCGTCATCCTGCGCGGCGAGGACGTCGTGGCCCGCTTCCTGGTGAAGCACGAGTTCGTCAAGCGCGTGCACGCGCGGTTCCGCGCGGAAGGCATCGTGATTCCCTTCCCGATCCGCACCGTGCACCACGTCCGCGCCGAGGCCGAGGCCCCGGCGCTCACCGGCCGCTGA
- a CDS encoding GNAT family N-acetyltransferase: MSLQIRPATADDADAQWAICVSCSPPAGPCLAVRCDARTSAGAATPPGGWTFVALADEPPRREHLLPQGQFPGAGRRGQLRLHGGARARGLGVGDAWPRHSLDEARGARLRAVQFNAVVNTNTGAIRLWERCGFAIVGTVPAAFRHPTQGEVAVHVMHRRL, translated from the coding sequence ATGTCGCTGCAGATCCGTCCCGCCACCGCCGATGACGCCGACGCCCAGTGGGCGATCTGCGTGTCGTGCTCGCCGCCGGCGGGCCCATGCCTGGCCGTCCGATGCGACGCGCGCACGAGCGCTGGCGCTGCTACACCGCCCGGCGGCTGGACGTTCGTCGCCCTGGCCGACGAACCACCGCGTCGTGAGCACCTACTGCCTCAAGGCCAATTTCCTGGGGCCGGGCGTCGTGGCCAACTGCGGCTACATGGTGGCGCCCGGGCGCGCGGCCTCGGCGTGGGCGACGCCTGGCCGCGCCACTCGCTGGACGAGGCGCGGGGCGCGCGGCTACGCGCAGTGCAGTTCAACGCCGTGGTCAACACCAACACGGGCGCCATCCGGCTGTGGGAGCGCTGCGGCTTCGCGATCGTGGGCACCGTCCCCGCGGCGTTCAGGCACCCGACGCAGGGCGAGGTCGCCGTGCACGTGATGCACCGCCGCCTCTGA
- a CDS encoding CocE/NonD family hydrolase, whose product MPVCHITGWYDTTGHAGGQHELRGAAQGRKRPAAAHRRPVDPRRPVQELRRRGRVHGGRGPGLRRLASAVRLDRWLKGVQNGVDTEPPVRLYVMGAGESGEARRTKDGRLFVGGRWRDEQEWPLARTQATPYYLHAGGVLSPERPAASAPTRYVFDPRHPVPTLGGNISSQGTLMFQGAADQKCRADFWLCHDTLPLSARNDVVVFQTPPLDRDVEVTGRLVVTLFAASNAPDTDFTAKLVDVYPPSADYPNGVDLGIGDSIVRARYRNGAGPAAPPLTPGQPAEFTIEMYPTSLVFRKGHRIRLDISSSNFPRFDINPNTGEPLNDHRRWQVAENAVCHDPAHPSHILLRSSRPAGRRHRQPAAPARGIGANHDFTTLSGEEVGGPRRRRTGCRGDVRGAGRPAAELAAQRSVEQPSAWSTC is encoded by the coding sequence GTGCCGGTGTGCCACATCACCGGCTGGTACGACACCACAGGGCACGCAGGTGGCCAACATGAACTACGTGGAGCTGCGCAAGGCAGAAAAAGGCCTGCAGCGGCTCATCGTCGGCCCGTGGATCCACGGCGGCCAGTCCAGGAACTACGCCGGCGAGGCCGAGTTCACGGCGGACGCGGCCCTGGACTTCGACGCCTGGCGTCAGCAGTGCGGCTCGACCGCTGGCTGAAGGGCGTCCAGAACGGCGTGGACACGGAACCGCCGGTCCGCCTCTACGTGATGGGCGCCGGCGAGTCCGGCGAGGCGCGGCGGACGAAGGACGGCCGGCTGTTCGTCGGCGGGCGCTGGCGGGACGAGCAGGAGTGGCCGCTCGCGCGCACTCAGGCCACGCCGTACTACCTGCACGCGGGCGGCGTGCTGTCGCCCGAGCGGCCGGCCGCGTCGGCGCCCACCCGCTACGTGTTCGATCCACGCCACCCGGTGCCGACGCTCGGCGGCAACATCTCCTCCCAGGGCACGCTGATGTTCCAGGGCGCGGCCGATCAGAAGTGCCGGGCCGACTTCTGGCTGTGCCACGACACGCTGCCGCTCTCGGCCCGGAACGACGTGGTCGTGTTCCAGACGCCGCCGCTCGATCGGGACGTGGAGGTCACGGGCCGGCTCGTCGTGACGCTCTTCGCGGCGTCGAACGCGCCCGACACCGACTTCACGGCGAAGCTCGTGGACGTGTACCCGCCGAGCGCCGACTACCCGAACGGCGTGGACCTGGGCATCGGCGACAGCATCGTCAGGGCGCGCTACAGGAACGGCGCCGGCCCGGCCGCGCCGCCGCTCACTCCCGGTCAGCCGGCCGAGTTCACGATCGAGATGTACCCGACCTCGCTGGTGTTCCGGAAGGGGCATCGCATCCGGCTCGACATCTCCAGCAGCAACTTCCCGCGCTTCGACATCAACCCGAACACGGGCGAGCCCCTGAACGACCACCGGCGGTGGCAGGTGGCGGAGAACGCGGTGTGCCACGACCCGGCCCACCCCTCGCACATCCTGCTGCGATCATCCCGGCCGGCCGGACGGCGTCACCGGCAGCCAGCGGCGCCGGCCCGAGGGATCGGAGCGAACCATGACTTCACGACGCTGTCGGGCGAGGAGGTGGGCGGCCCTCGACGCCGTCGGACGGGATGCCGAGGCGACGTTCGGGGCGCTGGACGCCCGGCAGCTGAACTGGCGGCCCAGCGCTCAGTGGAGCAGCCCAGTGCCTGGAGCACCTGCTGA
- a CDS encoding dipeptidase produces MLRRTLALLSIFLPSLAAAQAPDPALVAKARAIHDRVIALDTHNDIDPRNFTKSRNYTQRLDTQVNLPKMMEGGLDASFFIVYVGQGPLTEEGYAKAYQQAVEKFDAVHRLTKEIAPDKIGLALTADDVRRIAASGRKVALIGVENAYPVGTDLGRIKEFYDRGARYMSLAHNGHSQFADSNTGERDGKWLHEGLSPLGRQAIAEMNRWGIMVDVSHPSKQANLQAIALSKAPVIASHSAARALANHSRNLDDEQLEALKKNGGVVQTVAFDSYVKIKPADSPERAAAIAALRAERGGRGGPGQSDADRAAFRARMAEIDKTFPPPPMATVADFVDHIDYLVKKIGVDHVGISSDFDGGGGVAGWNGADETFNVTLELVRRGYSEEQIGKIWSGNLLRVMDDVQRIAKEIQAGRR; encoded by the coding sequence ATGCTGCGACGCACCCTCGCCCTCCTGTCGATCTTCCTGCCGTCGCTCGCCGCGGCCCAGGCGCCCGACCCGGCCCTCGTGGCCAAGGCGCGCGCGATCCACGACCGCGTGATCGCGCTCGACACCCACAACGACATCGACCCGCGCAACTTCACCAAGTCGCGCAACTACACCCAGCGCCTCGACACGCAGGTGAACCTGCCGAAGATGATGGAGGGCGGCCTCGACGCGTCGTTCTTCATCGTCTACGTCGGGCAGGGCCCGCTCACCGAGGAGGGCTACGCCAAGGCGTACCAGCAGGCGGTGGAGAAGTTCGACGCCGTCCACCGGCTCACGAAGGAGATCGCGCCCGACAAGATCGGGCTGGCCCTCACGGCCGACGACGTCCGCCGCATCGCCGCGTCGGGCAGGAAGGTGGCCCTCATCGGTGTCGAGAACGCGTATCCCGTCGGCACCGACCTCGGGCGCATCAAGGAGTTCTACGACCGCGGCGCCCGCTACATGTCGCTGGCCCACAACGGCCACAGCCAGTTCGCCGACTCCAATACCGGCGAGCGCGACGGGAAGTGGCTGCACGAGGGCCTCAGCCCGCTCGGCCGGCAGGCCATCGCCGAGATGAACCGGTGGGGGATCATGGTGGACGTCTCCCACCCGTCGAAGCAGGCCAACCTCCAGGCCATCGCCCTGTCGAAGGCGCCCGTCATCGCGTCCCACTCGGCGGCGCGGGCGCTGGCCAACCACAGCCGCAACCTGGACGACGAGCAGCTCGAGGCGCTCAAGAAGAACGGCGGCGTCGTGCAGACGGTGGCGTTCGACAGCTACGTGAAGATCAAGCCGGCGGACTCACCCGAGCGGGCCGCGGCCATCGCGGCGCTCAGGGCCGAGCGCGGCGGCCGGGGCGGGCCGGGACAGTCGGACGCGGACCGGGCGGCGTTCCGCGCCCGGATGGCCGAGATCGACAAGACGTTTCCCCCGCCCCCGATGGCCACGGTGGCCGACTTCGTGGACCACATCGACTACCTCGTCAAGAAGATCGGCGTGGACCACGTGGGCATCTCGTCGGACTTCGACGGCGGCGGCGGCGTGGCCGGGTGGAACGGCGCCGACGAGACGTTCAACGTGACGCTCGAGCTCGTCAGGCGCGGATATTCCGAGGAACAGATCGGCAAGATCTGGAGCGGCAACCTCCTGCGCGTCATGGACGACGTGCAGCGAATCGCGAAGGAGATCCAGGCGGGACGGCGTTGA